The following proteins come from a genomic window of Paramicrobacterium humi:
- a CDS encoding MFS transporter — MQTAEVPVVPRAGMREWVGLAVLMLPVLLISVDNTILNFALPEISEALIPSGTQLLWILDVYPLVLAGLLVTMGSLGDRIGRRKLLLIGAAGFGIVSVLAAFAPTAEALIAARAALGLFGATLMPSTLSLLRNLFLNREQRRLAIAVWGSGFAGGGALGPIAGGFLLEHFWWGSVFLLAVPVLLPLFVLLPLLVRESKDPVGSRIDLWSAALVLLTMVPLVWAIKNVVDQGANIASGLALVVAIVSGVLFVRRQLHLEHPLLDVSLFRNAVFSGAIAINLLSIIAFVGGLFFITQHLQLVLGLSPMIAGLVLVPGLAAMIIAGLVVVPIVRRVPAHIVIAVGLGFSVLCYGSIAVQGGTVSAWGIALAMVALGIGVGGAETVSNDLILANAPASKAGAASGLSETAYELGSVLGVATLGSVLTASYRGHIEIPAGVSRADAAAAGETIGGAMHVAGELPEAIGNALREAAITAFGSGVSIASWLGAGLIVVAIVVSLVTLRRAS; from the coding sequence ATGCAGACTGCGGAGGTCCCCGTGGTGCCCCGGGCCGGCATGCGCGAGTGGGTCGGCCTCGCGGTGCTCATGCTGCCCGTGCTGCTGATCTCCGTCGACAACACGATCCTCAACTTCGCCCTGCCCGAGATCTCGGAAGCACTCATACCGTCCGGAACGCAGCTGCTCTGGATCCTGGACGTGTACCCGCTCGTGCTCGCCGGACTCCTCGTGACGATGGGCAGCCTCGGCGATCGCATCGGGCGCCGCAAGCTCCTGCTGATCGGCGCCGCAGGATTCGGCATCGTCTCGGTGCTCGCGGCATTCGCGCCGACGGCCGAAGCACTCATCGCCGCGCGCGCGGCGCTCGGGCTGTTCGGCGCGACGCTCATGCCCTCGACTCTCTCGCTGCTGCGCAATCTGTTCCTCAACCGCGAGCAGCGGCGTCTCGCCATCGCCGTGTGGGGCAGTGGCTTCGCCGGCGGCGGCGCGCTCGGCCCGATCGCCGGCGGCTTCCTGCTCGAGCACTTCTGGTGGGGCTCCGTGTTCCTGCTCGCCGTTCCCGTGCTGCTTCCCTTGTTCGTGCTGCTCCCGCTTCTCGTCCGCGAGTCGAAGGACCCTGTCGGCTCGCGCATCGACCTGTGGAGTGCTGCGCTTGTGCTGCTCACGATGGTGCCGCTCGTCTGGGCGATCAAGAACGTCGTCGATCAGGGCGCGAACATCGCGTCCGGGCTCGCCCTTGTCGTGGCGATCGTGAGTGGCGTTCTGTTCGTTCGCCGGCAGCTGCACCTTGAGCACCCGCTGCTCGATGTCTCCCTGTTCAGGAATGCGGTGTTCAGCGGGGCGATCGCGATCAACCTTCTCAGCATCATCGCGTTCGTCGGCGGCCTGTTCTTCATCACACAGCACCTGCAGCTCGTGCTCGGCCTCTCGCCGATGATCGCCGGACTCGTTCTCGTGCCCGGACTCGCCGCGATGATCATCGCAGGACTCGTCGTCGTGCCGATCGTCCGACGTGTGCCCGCCCACATCGTCATCGCCGTCGGACTGGGCTTCTCGGTGCTCTGCTACGGCAGCATCGCCGTGCAGGGCGGCACGGTCAGCGCGTGGGGAATCGCCCTCGCCATGGTCGCGCTCGGCATCGGAGTCGGCGGCGCCGAGACCGTCTCGAACGACCTCATCCTCGCCAACGCTCCCGCCTCGAAGGCCGGAGCGGCGTCTGGACTGTCAGAGACGGCGTACGAGCTGGGATCCGTGCTGGGCGTCGCGACTCTCGGCAGCGTCCTGACAGCCTCCTACCGCGGCCACATCGAGATCCCTGCCGGCGTCAGCAGGGCGGATGCCGCGGCCGCAGGTGAGACAATCGGCGGCGCGATGCACGTGGCAGGCGAGCTGCCCGAGGCGATCGGCAACGCTCTTCGCGAGGCGGCGATCACCGCGTTCGGCAGCGGGGTGTCGATCGCGTCCTGGCTCGGCGCGGGCCTCATCGTGGTGGCGATCGTGGTGTCGCT
- a CDS encoding TetR/AcrR family transcriptional regulator — translation MAETRTTADRLLDSFCALLIEGGEKSATLEAVAARAGVSKGGLLYHFGSKKALVDGVLARLHRFVEEDDVAMAAAPEGPVAYFIRTSTDAGTQYDVVINATVALAQGGDRDATAALAETRSRWHDALMAEVHDADIALALLFMSDGLYFASALPEAYPELNRRDATDFAERMLAVARRLTTR, via the coding sequence ATGGCTGAGACCCGAACCACCGCCGACCGCCTGCTCGACTCCTTCTGCGCCCTGCTCATTGAGGGCGGCGAGAAGAGCGCGACTCTCGAGGCCGTCGCCGCGCGCGCCGGTGTCTCGAAGGGCGGCCTGCTGTACCACTTCGGATCGAAGAAGGCGCTCGTCGACGGCGTCCTCGCCCGTCTCCACCGCTTCGTCGAGGAAGACGACGTGGCCATGGCCGCGGCTCCCGAAGGACCTGTCGCCTACTTCATCCGCACGTCGACCGATGCCGGCACGCAGTACGACGTGGTGATCAACGCCACCGTGGCGCTCGCACAGGGCGGCGACCGCGACGCAACCGCCGCCCTCGCCGAGACGAGGTCTCGCTGGCACGACGCACTCATGGCCGAGGTGCACGACGCCGACATCGCTCTTGCCCTGCTGTTCATGAGCGACGGGCTCTACTTCGCGAGCGCACTGCCCGAGGCATATCCAGAACTCAACCGCCGCGACGCGACGGATTTCGCCGAACGGATGCTGGCGGTCGCCCGCCGCCTCACCACACGCTGA
- a CDS encoding type II toxin-antitoxin system HicA family toxin, with product MKDVKRSEVERFLRTIGYTIERETGPHTWWARDGSRAVPLPRHRKISPGVLRSIEKIVGHVPDIWNEQRNGPHNIQTQHLPPGFMVDHRCPRHRLPHPGTLTCRS from the coding sequence ATGAAGGACGTCAAACGCAGCGAGGTCGAGCGATTCTTACGGACGATCGGGTACACGATCGAGCGCGAAACTGGTCCTCACACGTGGTGGGCAAGGGACGGTTCTCGCGCGGTTCCTCTGCCTCGTCACCGGAAGATATCGCCCGGTGTACTGCGCAGCATAGAAAAGATCGTCGGACATGTTCCTGACATCTGGAATGAGCAACGTAATGGTCCGCACAACATACAAACTCAACATCTCCCGCCAGGGTTCATGGTGGATCATCGATGCCCCCGACATCGACTACCGCACCCAGGCACGCTCACTTGCCGGAGTTGA
- a CDS encoding YciI family protein codes for MKYMLIMRNVSETAVEAYKEMDFEEVINAMGRYNESMMNAGVLLAGEGLSDADEGFVVDFAAETPIVTDGPYGEIHELFNGFWIIEVSSKDEAIEWASRCPLGPGSKLEVRRVTDMTDFEDYADNEYVKKEEGWRDEQAKRATANG; via the coding sequence ATGAAGTACATGCTGATCATGCGCAACGTGAGCGAGACGGCGGTCGAGGCCTACAAGGAGATGGACTTCGAAGAGGTCATCAACGCGATGGGCCGATACAACGAGTCCATGATGAACGCGGGCGTGCTGCTCGCCGGCGAAGGGCTGTCGGATGCCGACGAGGGCTTCGTCGTCGACTTCGCCGCCGAGACGCCGATCGTCACCGACGGCCCGTACGGCGAGATCCACGAGTTGTTCAACGGCTTCTGGATCATCGAAGTGTCGAGCAAGGACGAGGCGATCGAATGGGCGAGCCGGTGCCCGCTCGGCCCGGGCAGCAAGCTCGAAGTGCGTCGCGTCACCGACATGACCGACTTCGAGGACTACGCCGACAACGAGTACGTGAAGAAGGAGGAGGGCTGGCGCGACGAGCAGGCGAAGCGCGCCACGGCCAATGGCTGA
- a CDS encoding RNA polymerase sigma factor, whose protein sequence is MADLHARVAAIWRIEGARVVATLARVTGDVGLAEDLAQDAVIAALEQWDADGVPANPGAWLTAVAKRRAIDAWRRRDRLEERYRELARNLEEARDDEWRPIGDDVLRLVFTACHPVLSRESQVALTLRVVGGLTSVEIGRMLLSPVATVQQRITRAKRTLAEAHVPFETPEPNEWPQRLSGVLGVVYLVFTEGYAATAGDAWMRPDLANEALRLGRVLAGLLPREPEVHALVALMEFQASRFGARTDAAGNPILLADQERGRWDLAQIRRGSASLARADALGRGRGSYSLQAAIAQCHALASSVESTDWDRIVLLYEALGNLAPNPIVDLNRAVAVSMATGPASALRIVDELAAAGALRGSHLLPSVRGELLARLGRREEARVELIAAAELTQNEREKHALILKAEALTPFEIQDRGGRTAH, encoded by the coding sequence ATGGCTGATCTGCACGCGAGGGTCGCAGCGATCTGGCGCATCGAGGGCGCTCGGGTCGTCGCGACCCTCGCGCGCGTCACGGGAGATGTCGGCCTCGCCGAAGATCTCGCGCAGGACGCCGTCATCGCCGCCCTCGAGCAGTGGGACGCGGACGGCGTCCCCGCGAATCCGGGTGCGTGGCTCACCGCCGTCGCCAAGCGGCGCGCGATTGACGCATGGCGGCGCCGGGACCGGCTCGAAGAGCGTTACCGGGAGCTCGCGCGCAACCTCGAGGAGGCTCGCGATGACGAGTGGCGGCCGATCGGTGACGACGTGCTCCGGCTCGTGTTCACCGCGTGCCACCCGGTGCTGTCACGCGAGTCGCAGGTGGCGCTGACCCTTCGAGTCGTTGGCGGTCTCACCTCGGTGGAGATCGGGCGGATGCTGCTCTCCCCGGTCGCGACGGTTCAGCAGCGCATCACCCGCGCGAAGCGCACGCTCGCCGAGGCTCACGTGCCATTCGAGACGCCGGAGCCCAACGAGTGGCCGCAGCGCCTGAGCGGCGTTCTGGGCGTGGTCTACCTCGTCTTCACCGAAGGCTACGCGGCGACGGCGGGAGACGCGTGGATGCGTCCCGATCTCGCGAACGAAGCCCTGCGGCTCGGCCGCGTGCTCGCCGGTCTGCTCCCGCGCGAGCCCGAAGTGCACGCGCTCGTTGCCCTCATGGAGTTCCAGGCCTCGCGGTTTGGTGCGCGAACGGATGCCGCCGGCAACCCGATTCTGCTCGCCGACCAGGAGCGGGGGCGCTGGGACCTGGCGCAGATTCGTCGCGGCAGCGCGTCCCTCGCTCGCGCCGACGCGCTCGGCCGCGGACGGGGCTCGTATTCGCTTCAGGCCGCGATCGCGCAGTGCCACGCTCTCGCGTCGAGCGTCGAGTCGACGGACTGGGACCGGATAGTGCTGCTCTACGAGGCACTGGGGAATCTCGCTCCCAACCCGATCGTCGATCTCAATCGCGCGGTCGCCGTGTCGATGGCGACCGGCCCCGCAAGCGCTCTGCGGATCGTCGACGAACTGGCCGCGGCAGGCGCACTGCGGGGCTCGCACCTGCTGCCGAGCGTGCGCGGCGAACTGCTCGCCCGGCTGGGCAGGCGGGAGGAGGCGCGGGTCGAGCTGATCGCCGCGGCGGAGCTGACGCAGAACGAACGCGAGAAGCATGCGCTGATCCTCAAGGCTGAAGCGCTCACACCTTTCGAGATCCAGGATCGCGGCGGGCGAACCGCTCACTGA
- a CDS encoding TspO/MBR family protein yields the protein MFARKLLTTGALVTATAAVGSIATQDVDSRWYRKLRKPDFQPSRSVFPIVWPALYASIALASAGVLSVGAKRRAARTRLVTAAGGGEAAEAVAPDNPARGYRRALLANLALNAGWSWTFFRMHDLDLARVTASGLAVSSTDLARRAGRVNKGLGLLLVPYAAWCWFASLLTSRIRALNS from the coding sequence ATGTTCGCAAGGAAGCTCCTCACAACGGGCGCTCTCGTCACCGCCACCGCGGCCGTGGGGTCGATCGCCACGCAAGACGTCGACAGCCGCTGGTACCGCAAACTGCGCAAGCCCGACTTCCAGCCGAGCCGCAGCGTGTTCCCGATCGTGTGGCCGGCGCTATACGCGAGCATCGCGCTCGCGTCGGCGGGCGTGCTCAGCGTCGGCGCAAAACGGCGCGCGGCTCGCACTCGACTTGTCACAGCGGCAGGGGGAGGGGAGGCCGCCGAAGCCGTCGCCCCGGACAACCCGGCGCGCGGCTACCGCCGCGCTCTGCTCGCGAACCTCGCGCTCAACGCCGGCTGGTCGTGGACCTTCTTCCGCATGCACGACCTCGACCTCGCTCGCGTCACGGCGAGTGGCTTGGCGGTCAGCAGCACAGACCTCGCGCGCCGCGCGGGCCGGGTGAACAAGGGCCTCGGTCTGCTGCTCGTTCCGTACGCCGCGTGGTGCTGGTTCGCATCGCTTCTCACCTCGCGCATCCGAGCGCTGAACAGCTGA
- a CDS encoding TetR/AcrR family transcriptional regulator translates to MFSERVQSRSDRRNETRLHVISVAERLFREQGFSATSIRQIAIEAGVSTGTVMAAGDKGALLVAVFESAVATMQREQRRPVTAPDGDAGERILALLQPFLELFSSDEKLSREYAALLVRGSHDSVIFTRLADELLQSLTHEFTRSGLSPERAAAASRTVYFAYLGILFAWAGSGSDLPAALRELRSIVAVISSSPDSES, encoded by the coding sequence ATGTTCAGTGAACGCGTTCAGTCTCGGAGTGACCGTCGGAACGAGACCCGCCTGCACGTCATTTCGGTGGCTGAGCGGCTCTTCCGGGAGCAGGGTTTCTCGGCAACCTCTATCAGGCAGATCGCAATCGAGGCGGGAGTCAGCACGGGCACCGTGATGGCCGCCGGCGACAAGGGCGCACTGCTCGTCGCCGTGTTCGAATCCGCGGTTGCCACCATGCAGCGCGAGCAGCGTCGTCCTGTGACAGCGCCAGATGGCGATGCGGGAGAACGCATCCTGGCGCTGCTTCAGCCGTTCCTCGAGCTGTTCTCGAGTGACGAGAAGCTCTCGCGAGAGTATGCGGCACTGCTGGTGCGCGGCTCCCACGACTCCGTCATCTTCACGCGTCTGGCCGACGAGCTGCTCCAGTCGCTCACGCACGAATTCACCCGGTCGGGGCTGTCGCCGGAGCGTGCGGCAGCGGCATCCCGAACCGTCTATTTCGCCTACCTCGGAATCCTCTTCGCGTGGGCGGGCAGCGGCTCAGACCTCCCCGCGGCGCTGCGCGAGCTGAGATCCATCGTCGCGGTCATCTCGTCCAGCCCAGATTCGGAGTCGTGA
- a CDS encoding DoxX family protein: MILLPGPWWPTVVLALIIFSDAILTALPPRFVRDCLTGVRFPREWWWTLVVVKLLAAAGLLLGLAVPGVAFAANAGVVAYFAVAGYAHIRVRFMRSEFWVNCLGMLALSLAVLLVSYLG; encoded by the coding sequence ATGATTCTCCTGCCCGGTCCCTGGTGGCCGACCGTCGTTCTCGCCCTGATCATCTTCAGCGACGCGATTCTGACCGCGTTGCCGCCGCGCTTCGTTCGCGATTGCCTCACCGGCGTGCGCTTCCCGCGCGAGTGGTGGTGGACCCTCGTAGTCGTCAAGCTTCTGGCAGCTGCGGGTCTCCTCCTCGGCCTCGCGGTGCCCGGGGTCGCATTCGCCGCAAACGCCGGCGTCGTCGCGTACTTCGCCGTCGCCGGCTACGCGCACATCCGCGTTCGCTTCATGCGCAGCGAGTTCTGGGTCAACTGCCTCGGCATGCTCGCGCTGTCACTCGCCGTACTTCTGGTCTCCTACCTCGGCTGA
- a CDS encoding aldo/keto reductase, with product MHTRALGQGLEVSAVGFGAMGMSQSYGPNPGDRDDMIGVLRYAVEQGITLIDTAEVYGPYVNEELVGEAIAPIRDRVAVATKFGWNIVDGRMQGTDSRPEQIRRVAEGSLKRLGVDSIDLFYQHRVDPNVPIEDVAGVVGELVAEGKVKHFGLSEASAATIRRAHAVFPVTAVQSEYSLWTRDPEAEVLPTCAELGIGFVPFSPLGKGFLTGTVSPGDTFAPGEIRARVPRFEAENLAANEALIDHVRALAEQRSATPGQVALAWLLAQYPFIVPIPGTRRRERIDENMGATAVALSADDIADLNALVERVGVAGNRYDDAGMRMVGL from the coding sequence ATGCACACCAGGGCACTCGGACAAGGACTCGAGGTCTCGGCCGTCGGCTTCGGCGCGATGGGGATGTCGCAGAGCTACGGGCCGAATCCCGGAGACCGCGATGACATGATCGGCGTGCTGCGCTACGCCGTAGAGCAGGGAATCACCCTGATCGACACCGCCGAGGTGTACGGACCGTACGTGAACGAGGAGCTCGTCGGCGAGGCCATCGCGCCGATCAGGGACCGCGTCGCGGTGGCGACGAAGTTCGGCTGGAACATCGTCGATGGCCGCATGCAGGGCACGGATTCTCGACCCGAGCAGATTCGCCGAGTCGCCGAGGGCTCCCTCAAGCGGCTCGGCGTCGACAGCATCGACCTGTTCTACCAGCACCGCGTCGACCCGAACGTTCCCATCGAGGACGTCGCCGGCGTCGTGGGAGAGCTCGTCGCGGAGGGGAAGGTGAAGCACTTCGGCCTCTCTGAGGCGAGTGCAGCGACGATCCGGCGGGCGCACGCCGTCTTCCCGGTGACCGCCGTGCAGAGCGAGTACTCGCTGTGGACGCGGGATCCGGAGGCCGAGGTGCTGCCCACGTGCGCGGAACTCGGCATCGGCTTCGTGCCGTTCAGTCCGCTCGGCAAGGGCTTCCTCACGGGAACGGTGTCGCCCGGCGACACGTTCGCCCCGGGGGAGATCCGCGCGCGGGTGCCGCGCTTCGAGGCCGAGAACCTCGCCGCCAACGAGGCGCTCATCGACCACGTTCGAGCCCTCGCCGAGCAGCGGAGTGCCACTCCGGGCCAGGTCGCCCTCGCGTGGCTGCTGGCGCAGTATCCGTTCATCGTGCCCATCCCCGGCACGCGGCGACGTGAGCGCATCGACGAGAACATGGGTGCCACGGCAGTCGCGCTCTCAGCTGACGACATCGCGGACCTCAACGCGCTCGTCGAGCGAGTGGGTGTCGCCGGAAACCGCTACGACGATGCGGGGATGAGAATGGTCGGGCTGTAG
- a CDS encoding helix-turn-helix domain-containing protein, with product MDQRVEISEFLRTRRGRITPEQAGILGGTRRRVTGLRREEVALLAGVSVEYYARMERGNLGGVSAEVLDSVARALRLDDAEVDHLIDLARSAGPQPVRSRKRPAEQAVRPTLQRFLDAVTGAPVWVRDRRMTFVAANPLGRALYAPILDDPVNQANTARFMFLNPAAHSFFPAWEPSADDLVATLRSYAGQNPRDRGLTDLIGELVTRSDFFRERWAAHNVRHHRTGIKRIRHPEVGDLELAYEAVELPADPEWSMFAYTAEPGSATEERLAILGSLAVDKTRSVADEAEAR from the coding sequence ATGGACCAGCGAGTCGAGATCTCGGAGTTTCTGCGCACACGTCGGGGCCGGATCACGCCGGAGCAAGCGGGAATTCTTGGTGGCACGCGACGGCGGGTCACCGGGTTGCGCCGGGAGGAAGTTGCGCTGCTCGCCGGCGTGAGCGTCGAGTACTACGCGAGGATGGAACGCGGCAACCTCGGGGGCGTCTCCGCCGAGGTGCTCGACAGCGTCGCCCGTGCCCTCCGGCTCGACGACGCCGAAGTCGACCACCTGATCGACCTGGCGCGGTCCGCGGGACCGCAGCCCGTCCGCTCCCGCAAGCGCCCCGCGGAGCAGGCGGTTCGCCCGACCCTGCAGCGGTTCTTGGACGCCGTCACCGGGGCCCCCGTCTGGGTGCGCGACCGACGCATGACCTTCGTCGCCGCCAACCCTCTCGGTCGCGCACTGTATGCGCCGATCCTCGATGACCCGGTGAACCAGGCGAACACCGCACGGTTCATGTTTCTCAATCCCGCCGCTCACTCGTTCTTCCCGGCGTGGGAGCCGTCCGCGGACGACCTTGTCGCGACCCTGCGAAGCTATGCGGGGCAGAACCCCCGCGATCGAGGCCTCACCGACCTCATCGGCGAACTCGTGACCCGAAGCGACTTCTTCAGAGAGCGCTGGGCCGCGCACAATGTGCGCCACCATCGAACGGGCATCAAGCGCATTCGGCACCCCGAGGTCGGCGACCTCGAACTCGCCTATGAGGCGGTGGAGCTGCCCGCCGACCCCGAATGGTCCATGTTCGCCTATACCGCGGAGCCGGGAAGCGCGACGGAGGAGCGTCTTGCCATCCTCGGCAGCCTTGCCGTCGACAAGACGAGGAGCGTCGCCGACGAGGCCGAGGCTCGCTGA
- a CDS encoding PadR family transcriptional regulator, translating to MNNSFNSHMFGAAGGPASAIVDAMDQLRKSFEQHAGPSRMARGDVRAAVLALLAIEPMHGYQIMHEIEERSGGAWKPSAGSVYPTLQQLSDEGLITAEELNGRKTYSLTDTGREAADSADAPAPWEAKGARNGSRHAALTKAGIDLASATAQVARTGTPEQAQQAVAILDDARRKLYSILAEG from the coding sequence GTGAACAACTCATTCAACTCACACATGTTCGGGGCTGCGGGAGGTCCCGCGTCCGCGATCGTCGATGCGATGGATCAGCTTCGCAAGTCCTTCGAGCAGCACGCCGGCCCCTCACGCATGGCACGCGGCGATGTGCGCGCCGCCGTGCTGGCGCTGCTCGCGATCGAGCCGATGCACGGCTACCAGATCATGCACGAGATCGAAGAGCGCAGCGGCGGCGCATGGAAGCCAAGCGCCGGCTCGGTGTACCCGACTCTCCAACAGCTCTCCGACGAGGGACTCATCACGGCGGAAGAGCTGAACGGCCGCAAGACCTACTCGCTCACGGATACCGGTCGCGAAGCGGCGGACTCGGCCGACGCCCCGGCGCCGTGGGAGGCGAAAGGCGCACGGAACGGCTCCCGTCACGCTGCGCTCACGAAGGCCGGCATCGACCTCGCGAGCGCGACGGCGCAGGTTGCCCGGACGGGCACCCCCGAACAGGCGCAGCAGGCCGTCGCCATCCTCGACGACGCGCGTCGTAAGCTGTACTCGATCCTTGCGGAGGGCTGA
- a CDS encoding ABC1 kinase family protein, whose amino-acid sequence MTDGVYRARYRRILRFAARQLVQIWWYELFLPRVGLEALAERSRKARTRRLARRFRTLAIELGGLMIKVGQFLSSRMDVLPPEVTAELADLQDEVPAVPFHAIKKLAEAELGVPLERAYAWFDETPIAAASLGQAHRARLSELQAADAGFSEVVVKVQRPGIDKIIAVDLAALRRTAGWLRKVRIVSERVDVRALVEEFAQTSLEEVDYLHEAASAERFAENFAGDSRVNVPEVAWERTTRRVLTLSNVAAIKINDTAALRAAGIDPADVADGFADVMFEQVFTHGFFHADPHPGNIFVTPIAGRTEGGRPAWRLTFIDFGMMGEVPDGIRGGLRALVIAVAARDGHKLVQAAQEIGMLLPAANTAEFERALTQLFARFGGMGFVELSHIDPREFRDFASEFGDTIRSLPFQLPEKLLLLFRAVSLTSGMCSGLNPAFNVWDAVEPYANQLLRDEARSTVKEVAQQAWTTVGVTARLPQRIDAVITTIEQGEITFDTSRLERRLNRLERIGLRAVSALLFAGLLIGGALLLPFNTPVAIVLMVVSVIPLVHVLLTGFLERRGPQ is encoded by the coding sequence ATGACGGACGGCGTCTACCGCGCCCGCTACCGCCGCATTCTGCGCTTTGCCGCACGGCAGCTCGTGCAGATCTGGTGGTACGAGCTGTTCCTCCCGCGGGTCGGCCTCGAGGCGCTCGCGGAGCGTTCCCGCAAGGCGCGCACGCGGCGTCTCGCCCGACGGTTCCGCACGCTCGCCATCGAGCTCGGCGGCCTCATGATCAAGGTCGGCCAATTCCTCTCCTCGCGCATGGACGTCCTCCCGCCCGAGGTCACGGCGGAACTCGCCGATCTGCAGGATGAAGTGCCCGCGGTGCCGTTTCACGCGATCAAGAAGCTCGCCGAAGCCGAACTCGGTGTGCCGCTCGAACGGGCCTATGCCTGGTTCGATGAAACGCCCATCGCGGCGGCATCCCTCGGGCAGGCGCACCGAGCCCGTCTCTCGGAACTCCAGGCGGCCGACGCCGGGTTCAGCGAGGTCGTCGTCAAAGTGCAGCGCCCTGGCATCGACAAGATCATCGCCGTTGATCTCGCGGCGCTTCGCCGCACGGCGGGATGGCTGCGCAAGGTGCGCATCGTCTCGGAGCGCGTCGACGTCCGCGCTCTCGTCGAGGAGTTCGCGCAGACGAGCCTCGAAGAGGTCGACTACCTCCACGAGGCGGCGAGCGCCGAGCGGTTCGCCGAGAACTTCGCCGGCGACTCGCGCGTCAACGTTCCCGAGGTCGCTTGGGAACGCACGACAAGACGCGTTCTCACCCTGTCGAACGTCGCCGCGATAAAGATCAACGACACGGCAGCCCTGCGCGCGGCCGGAATCGACCCGGCAGACGTCGCCGACGGCTTCGCCGATGTCATGTTCGAGCAGGTCTTCACCCACGGCTTCTTCCATGCCGACCCTCATCCGGGCAACATCTTCGTCACGCCGATCGCCGGCCGAACGGAAGGCGGGCGCCCCGCGTGGCGGCTGACCTTCATCGATTTCGGCATGATGGGCGAGGTTCCCGACGGCATCAGGGGCGGTCTTCGCGCGCTCGTCATCGCGGTCGCCGCGCGCGACGGGCACAAGCTCGTCCAGGCCGCCCAAGAGATCGGCATGCTGCTGCCGGCAGCCAACACGGCGGAGTTCGAGCGCGCGCTGACCCAGTTGTTCGCACGCTTCGGCGGGATGGGCTTCGTGGAGCTCAGCCACATCGATCCGCGCGAGTTCCGCGACTTCGCGAGCGAGTTCGGCGACACGATCCGCTCCCTGCCGTTCCAGCTTCCCGAGAAGCTTCTGCTGCTCTTCCGCGCCGTGTCGCTCACCTCCGGAATGTGCAGCGGCCTCAATCCCGCCTTCAACGTGTGGGACGCCGTCGAACCCTACGCGAACCAGCTCCTGCGCGATGAGGCTCGCAGCACCGTGAAGGAGGTCGCTCAGCAGGCCTGGACGACCGTCGGCGTCACCGCGCGCCTGCCCCAGCGCATCGACGCCGTCATCACGACGATCGAGCAGGGCGAGATCACCTTCGACACCTCGCGCCTCGAACGTCGCCTGAATCGGCTCGAGCGCATCGGCCTCCGCGCCGTCTCCGCGCTCCTGTTCGCCGGGCTCTTGATCGGTGGAGCGCTGCTTCTGCCCTTCAACACACCGGTCGCGATCGTTCTCATGGTCGTGTCCGTCATTCCGCTCGTGCACGTGCTGCTCACCGGCTTCCTCGAACGCCGCGGGCCGCAGTGA
- a CDS encoding NRDE family protein — MCTVFIRVPDAADAPIRLLAVRDEDPARAWNPLGAWWPDTLPGVLGVRDVRAGGAWLAADPARSRLAVLLNRADVLRRPDSELVSRGAIVLDSVAGRSPAEEPPAHGFNLVEIDAHGARVITWNGVELTTTPLEPGSHMIAHDGLDDPATPRIARWLDEFRDTGVADGERWWEPWLQLVARSAALDPTDDDAIIRDNRAHGFPTLSLLACTASVSSEGVDLTYGELTEPGHWGGLEFAPA; from the coding sequence GTGTGCACGGTCTTCATTCGGGTTCCGGATGCCGCTGACGCTCCCATCCGCCTGCTCGCCGTGCGCGATGAGGATCCGGCACGCGCGTGGAATCCGCTCGGCGCGTGGTGGCCCGACACCCTTCCCGGCGTGCTTGGCGTGCGCGACGTCCGCGCTGGCGGAGCCTGGCTCGCCGCCGACCCGGCGCGGTCTCGGCTCGCCGTGCTGCTGAACCGCGCCGACGTGCTCAGGCGCCCCGACTCCGAGCTCGTCTCGCGCGGCGCCATCGTCCTCGACTCCGTCGCCGGCCGCTCCCCTGCCGAAGAGCCGCCGGCCCACGGGTTCAACCTCGTCGAGATCGACGCGCACGGCGCGCGAGTGATCACGTGGAACGGCGTGGAGCTCACGACGACGCCCCTCGAACCCGGCTCGCACATGATCGCGCACGACGGCCTGGACGACCCGGCGACGCCGCGCATCGCCCGGTGGCTTGACGAATTCCGCGACACGGGCGTTGCCGACGGCGAGCGCTGGTGGGAGCCGTGGCTGCAGCTCGTCGCTCGGTCCGCGGCACTCGATCCCACCGACGACGACGCGATCATCCGCGACAACCGCGCCCACGGCTTCCCGACCCTGTCGCTTCTCGCGTGCACCGCCTCGGTTTCGTCCGAGGGCGTCGACCTGACCTACGGTGAGCTGACCGAGCCCGGCCATTGGGGCGGTCTCGAGTTCGCGCCCGCCTAA